The region GGGCGAGCCGAGATTTTCCCCACCGTCACGGCCTGGAGGCCGAACCTCCCGAAGGCGAGCGTCGAGCCGCGAAAGGCTTTTCCCTTGATGCGCCCCTTTTGCTGTTTTCGGTACTTCG is a window of bacterium DNA encoding:
- a CDS encoding ribosomal protein L16; translation: MLQPKRTKYRKQQKGRIKGKAFRGSTLAFGRFGLQAVTVGKISARP